From Methanocella paludicola SANAE, a single genomic window includes:
- the hisE gene encoding phosphoribosyl-ATP diphosphatase, with translation MDVLDEVYSVIEDRKENPKEGSYVTSLYRDPKGLDKVLEKIGEESTEVIIAAKNGGEKEIIYESADLIFHLMIMLAAKGIPLDKVREEFVRRRK, from the coding sequence ATGGACGTCCTGGATGAAGTATACTCCGTTATAGAGGACCGCAAGGAGAACCCGAAAGAGGGCTCCTACGTGACCTCTTTGTACCGGGACCCGAAGGGCCTGGACAAGGTGCTGGAGAAGATCGGCGAAGAGTCCACCGAGGTCATCATCGCCGCGAAGAACGGCGGGGAAAAGGAAATTATCTACGAGAGCGCGGACCTGATATTCCATCTGATGATTATGCTGGCGGCGAAGGGCATTCCCCTGGATAAGGTCAGGGAAGAATTCGTACGGCGCCGCAAATGA
- a CDS encoding YhbY family RNA-binding protein, translated as METKRILELRGQAAKIEASTHVGKNGVTPSLIDELKRQLKDNKLIKVKLLKSAVEAMPREELAKELAEKTRSELIEVKGNTVVLFKR; from the coding sequence ATGGAAACGAAGAGGATATTAGAGTTGAGGGGCCAGGCCGCGAAGATCGAGGCCTCGACCCACGTAGGCAAGAACGGCGTCACGCCATCCCTTATCGATGAGCTCAAGCGCCAGCTAAAGGATAATAAGCTCATCAAGGTCAAATTGCTGAAGAGCGCCGTCGAGGCGATGCCCCGTGAAGAGCTGGCTAAGGAGCTGGCGGAGAAGACACGGTCCGAGCTCATTGAAGTGAAAGGCAACACTGTAGTCCTTTTTAAGCGATAA
- a CDS encoding CBS pair associated ParBc domain-containing protein: MTDKLRVGDYMTGKVITVSPDDTVMDVIKLTRETGHDGFPVTKEKKVEGYISSLDMLLCESDELVKNVMSKNLIVAHPNMEINEVARVIFRLGVSKLPVVDDKGNLVGIITNSDVIRSQIERADPQKVWKLKKTLETLHNVSITVARGEVDIDDLVPTQGKVFADELEGRIYELKKGLAEPLIVIHKPGRWLLADGHHRVVAAKRLGMQKVDAYILEIPKDIPLGMEKSSRDAGLKTLDDIQVLDYAKHPLIEITERLLMKDRKGTSPEELERRGMESD; encoded by the coding sequence ATGACAGACAAACTCAGGGTCGGCGATTACATGACCGGCAAGGTCATCACGGTATCGCCGGACGACACGGTGATGGATGTCATCAAGCTCACTCGTGAGACCGGCCACGACGGCTTTCCCGTAACAAAAGAGAAAAAGGTCGAAGGGTACATCTCCTCCCTCGACATGCTCCTGTGCGAGTCTGATGAGCTGGTCAAGAACGTGATGAGCAAGAACCTCATCGTGGCCCACCCCAACATGGAGATCAACGAGGTGGCCCGCGTGATATTTCGCCTCGGCGTAAGCAAGCTGCCCGTCGTCGACGATAAGGGCAACCTCGTGGGCATCATCACTAACTCGGACGTCATACGCTCCCAGATCGAGCGGGCCGACCCACAGAAGGTGTGGAAACTCAAGAAGACCCTGGAGACGCTCCACAACGTCAGCATCACCGTGGCCCGCGGCGAAGTCGACATCGACGATCTCGTGCCCACCCAGGGCAAGGTGTTTGCCGATGAGCTGGAAGGCCGCATCTACGAATTAAAGAAAGGGCTCGCCGAGCCTCTTATAGTCATCCACAAGCCCGGCCGCTGGCTGCTGGCCGACGGCCACCACCGTGTCGTGGCCGCCAAGCGCCTGGGCATGCAAAAGGTCGACGCCTATATCCTCGAGATCCCCAAGGACATTCCCCTGGGAATGGAAAAATCATCCCGGGATGCCGGGCTAAAGACCCTGGACGACATCCAGGTGCTGGACTACGCCAAGCACCCGCTCATCGAAATAACGGAAAGGCTTTTGATGAAGGACCGCAAGGGTACTTCGCCCGAAGAGCTGGAGAGGCGGGGCATGGAGAGTGACTGA